The DNA region CGATGTCCACGATGTTGCCGGGCCAGCCGTAAATCTTCTCGCCGAAGATGGGATAGAAGGCCGTGCGGATGGACAGGGGCAGCCCCTTGTTGAAAGAGAAGAAGCCCAGGGAAAGTCCGACCACGGCGTAGACCGCCCAGGGGTGCAGTCCCCAGTGGAGGAAGGTGATGTCCATGGCCGTTCGCGCCGCGTCCGGCCCGCCTGCGTGGGAGATGGGGTTGGCCACGTAGTGGAACATGGGCTCGGCCACGCCATAGAAAAGCAGGCCGATGCCCATGCCGGCGGAAAAGAGCATGGAGAACCAGCCAAAGGTGCTGAATTCCGGCCGGGCGTCCGGCCCGCCCAGGCGTATCTCGCCGAATCTGCTCAGAAAAAGCAGGCCCATCACAAACAGGAAGACCACGTTCATGGTCATGATGAAGAACCATCCCGCGTAGAGGGACATGGCCGACTGGAGCTTGGTGAAGGCGTCGCCCACGAATGCCTGGAAGAGGATGGTCCCTGCGACGAAGAAGATGATCACCCCGGCGGCGATGAAAAAGACCTGCGGGTGGATGTCCAGGTGGAACCAGCCCTCCTTCTCTGGGGGGCTCTCGGTTTCGGCGGGTTCAGGAATGTTTTCGTTGGGTTTGGTATCGTCTGGCACGCTCGTCTCCTTGCTGGGGTTGCCCCGGCAGGGGCTCGTTCTTGCCGATTTTGTTCACAAATCGAGGCCGCCGAGTCTAACGAGAATAGCAGAATCATGCTGGCCTGTCAGCCCGCAGCGCTGGAAATCGCGCCTTGTCGGGCGACCGGGGGCTCTCTGGGGAGCCCGAAGGACGGGCCGGGGCTGCGGCGCCGGCTTTTTCGGACAGCGGTTGACAAACACGGTTCGAGCTGTCAGAAAGGTCGGACCAATGGCAAGGGCGGATGTGCTGTTCCCAGAATGCCAACTCGTCTGTCAAGCACGTTGAACATCCATATATAGCCGACCAGGGTGGTGCGTTTTCCCTGTGTGCGCCCCCTTTGTCCGGGTGCAGTGGTCGGCTTCAGGAACCAACAAAAAGGTAAGACCAATTAAAGGTACGACCAATATGGCGACTATCCATACCCATGCGCTCTTCATGCCGGCCAAAAGCGGCCGCAGCAGCGAGGACGTGGCCCTGCAGATCGAGGCCGCCATCCTTGCCGGCAAGATTCTGCCCGGCGAGAGTCTGCCCAGCGAGCGCGAGATGCAGCACCAGTTCCAGGTGAGCCGCGGCGCCGTGCGCGAGGCTCTGCGCGCGCTCAAGGAAAAGGGCATGCTGGATATCCGCAAGGGCGCCAAGGGCGGCGCCTTTGTCAAAGAGGTGGAGGTTTCCAACGTGAGCGCCTCCCTGGCCCTGTTCCTCAAGCAGCACCCCATCGCCCCGGAGCAGCTCATCGAGTTCCGGGAGAACCTGGACCGCACCGTGACCATGCTGGCCATCGCCCGTTCTTCCAAAGGAGACCGCGAGAAGCTGCTGGATGGCGCGCACAAGCTTCAGGACGCTGCGGAAGAGCCCGACCTGGACATGGAGATGCTGGGCGAGATGGACCGCGAGCTCAATCTGCTGCTGGGCCGCATGAGCCACAACCCCATTTTCGAGTGGGTCATGGGCGCGTTGCAGCAGGGCTTCAGCTCCCACGACTACGCCCTGTACGAGGACCCGGATTTCAGACGGCAGACCGTGGACAACTGGGTGGAGACGGCGCGGCAGATCGCCGCCGGCGAGCCCTTGCTCGCGCTCTCCAGCATCAGCAACCACTACGTGCTGCTGCGGCGCTGCGTGGAACGCCGGGCAGGGGACGCAGGCGCGGCCGAGACGGTCCGCGGAACCAGTCCCGATCAGTAGAAACGACCATCAGGTCCCCAACGAGCAATCGGAGGAGATATGAGCAAGCATTACGATTACATTATAGTCGGCGGCGGATCGGCAGGCAGCGTTCTGGCCAACCGTCTGAGCGCTAACCCGGACGTCAAGGTCCTGGTGCTGGAGGCCGGCCGGGTGGACCATCGCTGGGACTTCCGCATCCACATGCCCGCCGCGCTGACCTATCCCCTGGCCGGCAGGTACTACAACTGGTGGTACGAGTCCGAGCCCGAGCCGCACATGAACAATCGCCGCATCTACCAGCCGCGCGGCAAGGTTCTGGGCGGTTCCAGCTGCATCAACGGCATGATCTACATCCGCGGCAACGCCATGGACTACGAGAAGTGGGCCAAAGAGCCGGGGCTGGAGAACTGGGACTACGCCCACTGTCTGCCGTACTTCAAGCGGTTCGAGTACCATCTGAGCGGCGCGGACGAGTACCAGGGCGGCGCAGGCCCGCTCTATCTGACCACGCCCAAGTGCAAGAACCCGTTGTTCGAGGCGTTCTTCGGCGCGGTGCAGGAGGCCGGCTACCCCCTGACCAAGGATGTGAACGGCTACCGCCAGGAGGGCTTCGGCCGCTTCGACGGCACCATCTACCGCAGCCGCCGCTGGAACGCGGCGCGGGC from Oceanidesulfovibrio marinus includes:
- a CDS encoding FadR/GntR family transcriptional regulator, with translation MATIHTHALFMPAKSGRSSEDVALQIEAAILAGKILPGESLPSEREMQHQFQVSRGAVREALRALKEKGMLDIRKGAKGGAFVKEVEVSNVSASLALFLKQHPIAPEQLIEFRENLDRTVTMLAIARSSKGDREKLLDGAHKLQDAAEEPDLDMEMLGEMDRELNLLLGRMSHNPIFEWVMGALQQGFSSHDYALYEDPDFRRQTVDNWVETARQIAAGEPLLALSSISNHYVLLRRCVERRAGDAGAAETVRGTSPDQ